From Pyrenophora tritici-repentis strain M4 chromosome 1, whole genome shotgun sequence, the proteins below share one genomic window:
- a CDS encoding 60S ribosomal protein eL42 → MEARAAQLAADAYDRLQDQAALSFLEPGAEKGISMTQLRDDVLRTEFNASRRQRLWTRVQAKVERNSNIRAGVRTTATGDVARMWEWIGPVKRLEDGRRESGRFSLGTGSSPPSGNRVAKEVKNPHNASNIGPATKQLQQHRQPFAPTNHRANTVKMVNVPKTRRTYCKGKDCKKHTQHKVTQYKAGKASLFAQGKRRYDRKQSGYGGQTKPVFHKRAKTTKKVVLRLECTACKTKAQLALKRCKHFELGGDKKTKGAALVF, encoded by the exons ATGGAAGCTCGCGCGGCGCAGCTTGCAGCCGATGCGTATGACAGGCTTCAAGATCAAGCTGCACTGAGCTTTTTGGAGCCTGGCGCAGAAAAGGGTATCAGCATGACACAGCTACGTGATGACGTCCTACGCACCGAGTTCAACGCCTCCCGACGACAGAGGTTATGGACAAGGGTTCAGGCGAAGGTCGAACGAAACAGTAATATCCGTGCAGGTGTCCGTACAACAGCCACCGGGGATGTTGCTCGCATGTGGGAATGGATAGGTCCCGTGAAACGACTGGAAGATGGCAGGCGCGAGAGTGGCCGCTTTAGTCTTGGTACAGGCAGCAGCCCTCCTTCTGGAAATAGGGTTGCAAAAGAAGTGAAGAA CCCACACAACGCTAGCAATATCGGCCCAGCGACCAAACAACTCCAGCAACACCGCCAACCTTTCGCTCCTACTAACCACAGAGCAAATACCGTCAAAATG GTCAACGTTCCCAAGACCCGCCGAACCTACTGCAAGGGCAAGGACTGCAAGAAGCACACCCAGCACAAGGTCACCC AATACAAGGCAGGAAAGGCCTCGCTTTTCGCCCAGGGAAAGCGTCGTTATGATCGCAAGCAGTCCGGTTACGGAGGTCAGACCAAGCCCGTCTTCCACAAG AGGGCGAAGACCACCAAGAAGGTCGTGCTCCGCTTAGAGTGCACCGCATGCAAGACAAAGGCTCAG CTCGCCCTCAAGCGATGCAAGCACTTCGAGCTTGGTGGTGACAAGAAGACCAAGGGTGCTGCTCTCGTCTTCTAA
- a CDS encoding ApbA, Ketopantoate reductase — MAENKKTVLIVGGGAVGAIAAVNLEVGGLATVTVVLRSNYNVVKDEGYTIKSCDHGNLNGWRPSVVRNTVPNLIEENLEPYDYVVLCTKNVPDVSPTAVDLITPALPKNSNKTTLLLLQNGLNIEKPFLRPHPTIPILSGISMIGSEESLPGHIVQDEADRLLVGAFPTSNINPAVPERRAEEFVEIYSKGGKTNCQYSPNVLHDRWKKLVFNACLNPICAITGLDDGRLRLADGALDGLVRPAMREIVAAAKAVCGVELTEGVVEETIHVDPLESYLKPSMQQDLEKGNFIEFENLLGEPLKEGKNAGVPMPTLEVLYQLSKAIQWRTKEARGLVTVPMAKS; from the exons ATGGCTGAAAACAAAAAGACTGTTCTCATCGTTGGTGGCGGCGCAGTCGGTGCAATTGCAGCAGTCAATCTCGAGGTTGGTGGACTTGCAACAGTTACTGTCGTACTACGGTCCAACTATAATGTCGTCAAAGATGAAGGTTACACGATCAAGAGTTGCGACCATGGCAACCTGAATGGTTGGAGACCTAGTGTTG TTCGCAACACTGTTCCCAACCTCATCGAAGAAAACCTTGAACCATACGACTACGTCGTCTTGTGCACCAAGAATGTTCCCGATGTTTCGCCAACAGCAGTCGATCTTATCACACCAGCACTGCCCAAGAACAGCAACAAAACTACTCTTCTTCTCTTACAAAACGGATTGAACATTGAAAAGCCTTTCTTGCGCCCGCATCCCACCATCCCGATCCTCTCTGGTATCTCGATGATTGGTAGCGAGGAATCTTTGCCTGGCCACATCGTACAAGATGAAGCGGATAGGCTGCTCGTCGGTGCCTTCCCTACATCAAACATCAATCCCGCTGTACCAGAACGAAGAGCAGAGGAGTTTGTTGAAATTTATAGTAAAGGTGGGAAGACCAACTGCCAGTATTCACCAAACGTTCTACATGATCGCTGGAAGAAGCTCGTGTTCAATGCCTGTCTGAACCCGATTTGTGCCATTACAGGTCTGGATGATGGACGCCTACGACTCGCTGACGGAGCGTTGGACGGCTTGGTCAGGCCTGCGATGCGAGAGATTGTCGCAGCAGCAAAAGCAGTTTGTGGTGTGGAGCTCACGGAGGGTGTGGTCGAAGAGACGATCCATGTTGACCCCTTGGAGAGCTACTTGAAGCCGAGTATGCAGCAAGATCTAGAGAAG GGCAACTTTATCGAGTTCGAAAACCTGTTGGGTGAGCCTTTGAAAGAGGGCAAGAATGCTGGTGTTCCAATGCCGACCCTCGAGGTATTGTATCAGCTCTCTAAGGCTATACAATGGCGGACTAAGGAGGCGAGAGGGCTTGTTACTGTGCCGATGGCGAAGTCGTGA
- a CDS encoding Patatin, which yields MLIILQELMHRTFVETEGRAPKRNEVPKPCEHFDLIVGTGTGGLIAIMLGRLRMDVETCKDVYVRMTRRVFETDKTFAGIPYRSTLFKASKLEEAIMQCVREHTIYDDEGNDNHDGRDAPPMTPGSAISGRMQRSASNASNYSQIGMTPVSMRIAAMKWGNPHALLYDNREERTKTAVTAVYKGTRKSGGGQILLRSYDSRKEPPIEPNATIWQAGRATSATALAFKPIQIGQSVFLDEGSGKYNPAPMALDEAVCNEWPGRDVGVFVSIGTGKRPEGTNAQQHLWWESFIAGGMGDFAEARRKLILKIEDCERTHKEMKDHLAKRHVNPENYYRLNVNVGVGEFGMNEWNALAEISTNTRMYLAEKTVQGMTLDAAAKIARIHFAKVRWERAAKGESPYSAGAQAPNKPLPGVPDPAPMAVELPAEELAPEYYTNIHPAFRPPPDDRRPSDSDKYLVVTSEEYPHSASTDGWTDLLPRHSGELISPGRRSDEQFSAGRPISMLSSATSWDDRLSNAPPRPPKTPLQDDLRPRPLSPLGRLSPPAGSAFSRPPPGAPLPYPDTDGPPPIVNKATKPDYTR from the exons ATGCTCATCATTCTACAAGAATTGATGCACCGAACTTTTGTCGAGACAGAAGGCCGAGCCCCAAAACGAAACGAAGTACCAAAACCATGCGAACATTTCGACCTCATAGTAGGCACTGGCACTGGCGGTCTGATCGCCATAATGCTGGGCCGCCTAAGGATGGACGTCGAAACGTGCAAAGACGTCTACGTCCGCATGACAAGAAGAGTGTTTGAGACAGACAAGACATTTGCTGGCATACCATATCGGTCAACACTGTTCAAGGCTTCGAAACTGGAGGAGGCTATCATGCAATGTGTACGGGAACACACCATCTACGATGACGAGGGTAACGACAATCACGATGGACGTGACGCACCACCCATGACCCCCGGAAGTGCCATATCTGGCCGTATGCAAAGGAGCGCTAGTAATGCCAGCAACTACAGCCAGATTGGTATGACGCCCGTGAGCATGCGGATAGCTGCCATGAAATGGGGGAACCCCCATGCTCTGCTCTACGACAACCGTGAGGAGCGCACCAAAAC TGCCGTAACAGCCGTCTACAAAGGCACGAGAAAGTCTGGCGGTGGCCAGATCCTCCTACGCTCTTACGACTCACGCAAAGAGCCCCCCATCGAACCCAACGCGACAATATGGCAAGCCGGCCGAGCTACTTCCGCAACTGCGTTGGCTTTTAAGCCCATCCAGATTGGCCAGTCCGTTTTTCTTGATGAAGGCTCTGGAAAGTACAACCCAGCCCCAATGGCTCTTGACGAAGCCGTCTGTAATGAATGGCCCGGGCGTGACGTTGGTGTTTTCGTAAGCATCGGTACCGGAAAACGACCAGAGGGCACAAATGCTCAACAGCACTTGTGGTGGGAGAGCTTCATTGCAGGTGGCATGGGCGATTTTGCCGAGGCGAGGAGGAAACTCATCCTAAAGATCGAAGACTGCGAAAGAACACACAAGGAGATGAAGGATCACCTCGCGAAACGGCATGTGAATCCGGAAAACTACTACCGCCTGAATGTAAatgttggtgttggtgaATTCGGAATGAACGAGTGGAACGCCTTGGCAGAAATCAGCACCAACACCCGCATGTATTTGGCAGAGAAGACTGTACAGGGCATGACCCTGGACGCTGCAGCAAAAATAGCGAGGATACACTTCGCCAAAGTGCGATGGGAGCGCGCTGCGAAGGGAGAGTCACCATACTCAGCCGGTGCTCAGGCGCCAAACAAGCCTCTTCCAGGCGTTCCCGATCCAGCGCCCATGGCAGTGGAACTACCCGCCGAAGAACTTGCACCAGAGTATTACACAAACATACATCCCGCCTTCCGGCCCCCGCCAGACGACCGCCGACCGTCCGATAGCGACAAGTACCTAGTAGTAACCTCAGAAGAGTATCCTCACTCCGCAAGCACAGACGGCTGGACTGACCTCCTACCCCGACATTCCGGCGAGCTTATCTCCCCTGGCCGTCGCTCAGACGAGCAATTCTCAGCCGGAAGACCGATATCCATGCTCAGCTCTGCAACTAGCTGGGACGACCGGTTATCAAACGCACCACCCAGACCTCCAAAGACTCCCCTACAAGATGATCTTAGGCCACGACCTTTGTCACCCCTTGGTCGCTTATCGCCGCCTGCTGGATCGGCGTTTTCTAGACCGCCGCCTGGAGCGCCATTGCCATACCCGGATACTGATGGCCCGCCGCCGATTGTTAATAAAGCTACGAAACCGGATTATACTCGTTGA
- a CDS encoding HMG17 domain containing protein codes for MSSQAAWTDKERLTYLFALIEKSNVKFDYNATPRPEGRTVVACQRMMERLKSTLKNELEALYEGRPIEERTPKKAIPTSTPRKRKAKAADADAESPTTPSKRGRKNKNKSEAVVEEDAAADADDERKEAGVKHEPKNDDEDEEEI; via the exons ATGTCTTCACAAGCAGCTTGGACTGACAAGGAGCGC CTGACCTACCTCTTCGCTCTGATCGAGAAGTCCAACGTCAAGTTCGACTACAAC GCTACTCCACGTCCTGAAGGTCGCACCGTCGTCGCGTGCCAGCGCATGATGGAGCGCCTGAAGTCGACTCTCAAGAATGAGCTGGAGGCGTTGTACGAAGGCAGGCCCATCGAGGAGCGCACGCCAAAGAAGGCTATTCCTACTAGTACTCCACGCAAGCGCAAGGCCAAGGCTGCCGATGCAGACGCTGAGTCTCCCACTACTCCTTCCAAGCGCGGCCGCAAGAACAAGAACAAGTCCGAAGCCGTTGTCGAGGAGGATGCTGCCGCCGATGCCGATGACGAGAGGAAGGAAGCTGGTGTCAAGCATGAGCCTAAGAACGATGACGAAGATGAGGAGGAAATCTAA
- a CDS encoding Metaviral-G domain containing protein: MSETDGKAKAVAGKAGWTDHEVLVYLFSAMDTADWTIDYNTAPIPEGRNVSGCRQKINRIKVALKPEIDALKAGVAFDGPDSTAVTTTPAKKPATPRKRKAKTDENDTDNEVTPKTTPKKSRGRSKKQSATPKDDEIDNTTVKVDPEDNSEDNFEDNFEDNFEDNFEDNFEDNFEDEI, from the exons ATGTCTGAAACCGACGGCAAGGCCAAGGCAGTGGCTGGCAAGGCAGGTTGGACTGATCACGAAGTC CTCGTATACCTCTTCAGCGCCATGGACACTGCCGACTGGACAATTGATTACAAC ACTGCGCCTATTCCTGAGGGTCGCAACGTCAGTGGCTGCCGTCAGAAGATCAACAGGATCAAGGTCGCCCTAAAGCCCGAGATCGACGCCCTCAAGGCCGGTGTGGCCTTTGATGGTCCCGACTCTACTGCTGTGACTACGACTCCAGCCAAGAAGCCTGCGACCCCTCGTAAACGCAAGGCCAAGACTGATGAGAACGACACCGATAACGAGGTTACCCCCAAGACCACCCCCAAGAAGTCCCGCGGTAGATCCAAGAAGCAGTCAGCGACCCCAAAAGACGATGAAATTGACAACACTACCGTCAAGGTCGACCCTGAGGACAACTCTGAGGACAACTTTGAGGACAACTTTGAGGACAACTTTGAGGACAACTTTGAGGACAACTTTGAGGACAACTTTGAGGATGAAATCTAA
- a CDS encoding SfcA, Malic enzyme, with product MPSAIRPAMPRQLSTTSGDYDLSYTPDVRRSLGTYGLTPPAVESYDTQTDRCLKLLAMKSAPIEKFQYLTHLKATNPHLFYRLLSENIKEITPLIYTPTVGEACVRWHEIWTQPEGMYLSWSDRGNLRRILDNWPHEVDITVLTDGSRILGLGDLGVNGMGIPVGKLALYTACAGIKPDSTLPLTLDLGTSNEKLRNDPLYMGSRMPKVTAAQEKEFLDELMAALTDKWPSIVIQFEDFKNPFPALERYQNQYAMFNDDVQGTGAVIVGGFINAIRASGVPAKDHRAIFLGAGSAGVGVAKQIVEYFIKEGLTEDEARHKFWFVDSNGLVTLDRGDRLAEHKVYFARDDNQGRQYQSLARIIDYVQPTILMGLSTIGGAFNSDILTRMAKLNNRPIIFPLSNPSSKSECTFEEAVIATEGRCLFASGSPFPSLEWEGKLLTPGQGNNMYVFPGIGLGAIVCKAVSITQDMIYASAESLSTSLNKQEVADGWLYPDIRRIREVSVVVTRGVIRAAQKNGVDRAVELRGLTDAQLDAHIKKSMYDPYTEGQYFDKKLVHLNGKPNGHSSNISEHSQL from the exons ATGCCCTCAGCCATTCGACCAGCCATGCCTCGCCAATTGAGTACCACGTCCGGAGACTACGATCTTTCCTACACGCCCGATGTCCGCAGGAGCCTGGGCACATACGGACTCACACCGCCGGCGGTGGAGAGTTACGACACCCAGACCGACCGAT GCCTTAAACTCCTGGCTATGAAGTCGGCGCCCATTGAGAAGTTCCAGTACCTCACCCACCTCAAGGCCACCAACCCACATCTCTTCTACAGGCTGCTGTCAGAGAACATCAAG GAAATCACTCCCCTCATCTACACCCCCACCGTCGGCGAGGCCTGCGTACGATGGCACGAGATCTGGACACAACCCGAGGGCATGTACCTCTCGTGGAGCGACCGAGGCAACCTCCGCAGGATCCTCGACAACTGGCCTCACGAGGTTGACATCACTGTCCTCACAGATGGTTCCCGTATCCTGGGTCTCGGTGATCTTGGTGTGAACGGCATGGGTATTCCTGTCGGCAAGTTGGCTCTGTACACTGCCTGCGCTGGTATCAAGCCGGACAGCACCCTGCCCCTCACCCTTGATTTGGGAACTAGCAACGAGAAACTCCGCAACGACCCTCTGTACATGGGTTCAAGGATGCCCAAGGTCACCGCTGCCCAGGAGAAGGAGTTCCTCGACGAGCTCATGGCCGCCCTTACCGACAAATGGCCAAG CATTGTCATCCAATTCGAGGATTTCAAGAACCCCTTCCCCGCCCTAGAGCGCTACCAGAACCAGTACGCCATGTTCAACGACGACGTCCAGGGAACTGGTGCCGTCATTGTCGGTGGCTTCATCAACGCCATCAGGGCGTCTGGTGTCCCGGCCAAGGACCACAGGGCTATTTTCCTTGGTGCTGGTAGTGCCGGTGTTGGTGTTGCCAAGCAGATTGTCGAATACTTCATCAAGGAGGGTTTGACAGAGGATGAGGCCCGCCACAAGTTCTGGTTCGTCGACTCCAACGGTCTCGTCACACTTGACCGTGGCGACAGGCTGGCTGAGCACAAGGTCTACTTTGCCCGTGACGATAACCAGGGCCGCCAGTACCAGTCGCTCGCCCGTATTATCGACTACGTTCAGCCTACCATTCTCATGGGTCTGTCAACCATTGGTGGCGCTTTCAACTCTGACATTCTCACCCGCATGGCCAAGCTGAACAACCGACCCATCATCTTCCCCCTCTCCAACCCCTCCAGCAAATCCGAGTGCACATTCGAGGAGGCTGTCATCGCTACCGAGGGCCGCTGCCTGTTCGCTTCCGGTTCTCCCTTCCCGTCACTGGAGTGGGAGGGCAAGCTGCTTACCCCCGGTCAGGGAAACAACATGTATGTGTTCCCTGGTATCGGCCTCGGTGCCATCGTCTGCAAAGCTGTGTCCATCACTCAAGACATGATCTACGCCTCCGCCGAATCACTATCAACCTCTCTGAACAAGCAGGAGGTTGCCGATGGCTGGCTATACCCCGACATCCGCCGTATCCGCGAGGTCTCCGTCGTTGTGACCCGTGGTGTCATCCGTGCGGCCCAGAAGAACGGTGTTGACCGTGCCGTTGAGCTACGAGGCCTCACAGATGCTCAACTTGATGCCCACATCAAGAAGAGCATGTACGACCCCTACACTGAGGGTCAGTACTTTGACAAGAAGCTCGTTCACTTGAACGGCAAGCCCAACGGCCACTCCTCCAACATCAGCGAGCACTCTCAGTTGTAG